The following are encoded in a window of Salinibacter ruber DSM 13855 genomic DNA:
- a CDS encoding GIY-YIG nuclease family protein, with product MTDAPGTYALLLQNEERQEIEVGALGAMTVRPGVYVYVGSAFGPGGLRARVGRHARGDGALHWHVDYLRAATALEAVWYTHDPERRECTWAAVLRSLSGASVPVDGFGASDCTCPAHLVRFEAAPSVSTFRTRLRGECPDHEMISRFEP from the coding sequence ATGACGGACGCGCCCGGTACCTACGCGTTGCTGCTCCAGAATGAAGAGAGACAGGAGATTGAGGTGGGCGCCCTCGGCGCCATGACGGTCCGGCCCGGCGTGTACGTCTACGTCGGGAGCGCCTTCGGCCCCGGCGGGCTCCGCGCCCGGGTGGGGCGGCACGCTCGGGGCGATGGCGCGCTGCACTGGCACGTCGACTACCTGCGTGCGGCCACGGCGCTGGAGGCGGTCTGGTACACCCACGACCCCGAGCGCCGCGAGTGCACGTGGGCCGCGGTGCTCCGGTCGCTCTCCGGCGCCTCGGTCCCGGTCGACGGCTTTGGGGCGTCGGACTGTACCTGTCCGGCCCACCTCGTCCGTTTTGAGGCCGCGCCATCCGTCTCGACGTTCCGGACGCGCCTTCGTGGAGAGTGTCCGGATCACGAGATGATCTCTCGCTTCGAGCCGTAA